One window from the genome of Poecilia reticulata strain Guanapo linkage group LG9, Guppy_female_1.0+MT, whole genome shotgun sequence encodes:
- the ubl4a gene encoding ubiquitin-like protein 4A produces the protein MILTVKPLQGKECSVQVTEDEKVSTVKELVSERLNIPANQQRLLYKGKALADEHRLSDYSIGPEAKLNLVIRPVGERAAAPGMAGGSGSSSNPQGGVWPIVSTILARHFSPADAAKVHEQLMKDYERSLRQLSLDDIERLAGRLLHPESEGMDTSYMD, from the exons ATGATCCTCACCGTGAAACCGCTTCAAGGAAAGGAGTGCAGTGTTCAG GTCACCGAAGATGAGAAAGTCTCCACGGTGAAGGAGCTTGTGTCTGAACGACTGAACATCCCTGCAAACCAGCAGCGGTTACTCTACAAAGGGAAAGCGCTTGCAG ACGAGCACAGACTGAGCGATTACTCCATTGGGCCCGAGGCTAAATTGAATCTTGTTATCCGTCCCGTGGGGGAGAGGGCTGCAGCTCCGGGGATGGCAggcggcagcggcagcagcagcaacccGCAGGGAGGAGTGTGGCCCATTGTATCGACTATACTAGCCAGACACTTCAGTCCAGCAGATGCAGCTAAAGTTCACGAACAGCTTATGAAG GATTATGAACGTTCACTTCGACAGCTCAGCCTCGATGACATTGAGCGCTTGGCGGGGAGACTTCTTCACCCTGAAAGCGAGGGCATGGACACCTCTTACATGGACTAA